The window CCCCTCCCGCGAAGGGGAGGGGCTACACGACACGACATCGCGCTTCACACGACGACGATGACCCGAACATCCCCGGCGCGCGGTGTTGCTTCGCCCCAGGCTTTCACCCCGGAGCGTGCGGCGGCGGAATGTGAAACGACTCTCATGCCGTTCTCACGCGGGATGTGCATCGTTGCCTAGCCGGCTTCCTCCATACCGGCCTTGCGGCAGGCGCCGAGCGCCTTGCGGGCGCGGGCTACGCGCTGACGCGCCGCAGCGGCGGTCAGGCCCAGCTGCTCGGCGATCTGAGTGCTGGACAGGCCGTCGACGACACTCAGCAGGAGGGGACGGCGAAGTGCGTCCGGGAGGTCGTTGATGGCGGCCAGCGCGCCGGCGAGCAGGAGTCGTGTCTCGACGTCGAGGGCGGTGTCGGCGTCGTCGCTGCGGTCGTCGGCGATCGGCGCGACGGGATGCCTGCGCCGCTGTCGAGCGAGGTCGTAGGCGGCGTTCCGGGCGATCGCGTCGAGCCACGAGCACATCTGCCCCGGCTCGGGCGAGTGGATGCGCTCCACCGCGCGCCAGGCGCGCATGATCGCATCCTGCGCGACATCGTCCGCATCGGACGGATCGACGCCCAGCGAGATCGATCGCCGACGCAGTCGCTGCGGGTCGGAGCGGATCATCGCCTCGAGGGCGGCGTGCGTGCCGGACGAGGCGGGGGATGCTGACGACATGAGGGAGTTCATCCGTTCGGGAGGACGTCGCAGAATCCTACCGACGCCGCCGGTGGGCGGGGACGGCGACCCGGCGCCGCCCCCGCCCGCTCGCGCTCAGACGGTACCGAACGGGTTGTCGATCGCGTACCGCCAGCCGTGCTCCTCGTCGAAGACGGCGACGTCGGCCGTGCTGCCGCCGAGCGACACCTGGCTGCCGTCGGCGGCGGTTCCTTCGAGCGTCCAGTCGGCGATCGCGAGGCCGACGGAGCCGTTGACGAACACGTTGCGCACGGTCATCGAGATCGGCAGGCCGATGGCGAGGAACTGCTCCAGCGCGCCCGCGACCGCCTCGTCGCCTGTGACCGGCTGACCCGGGGCGGGCACGAAGACGGCGCCGGGG is drawn from Microbacterium binotii and contains these coding sequences:
- a CDS encoding sigma-70 family RNA polymerase sigma factor; this translates as MSSASPASSGTHAALEAMIRSDPQRLRRRSISLGVDPSDADDVAQDAIMRAWRAVERIHSPEPGQMCSWLDAIARNAAYDLARQRRRHPVAPIADDRSDDADTALDVETRLLLAGALAAINDLPDALRRPLLLSVVDGLSSTQIAEQLGLTAAAARQRVARARKALGACRKAGMEEAG
- a CDS encoding YybH family protein, whose amino-acid sequence is MTSPVTSLDQLPAEFARRFNARDLAALTALNAPGAVFVPAPGQPVTGDEAVAGALEQFLAIGLPISMTVRNVFVNGSVGLAIADWTLEGTAADGSQVSLGGSTADVAVFDEEHGWRYAIDNPFGTV